A stretch of Candidatus Paceibacter sp. DNA encodes these proteins:
- a CDS encoding four helix bundle protein, with the protein MKIESAKDLRVYQKAYALAMELFELSKEFPCEERFVYPVK; encoded by the coding sequence ATGAAAATTGAATCAGCTAAGGATTTGCGAGTGTATCAGAAAGCTTATGCACTTGCTATGGAACTGTTTGAACTTTCTAAAGAATTTCCCTGTGAAGAGCGTTTTGTTTACCCTGTTAAATAA